A region from the Geobacter benzoatilyticus genome encodes:
- a CDS encoding ribosome-binding factor A, producing the protein MYKRSDKVSEAIHELVSSLIVKGLKDPRIGFMTITGVKVTDDIRHATIFYTVMGGEDERKATAQGLNSAVGFIRKEVGKELRLRFAPEIIFKYDDSIEYGNRIDKLLKEISIGEGDND; encoded by the coding sequence ATGTACAAGCGTTCCGATAAAGTTTCAGAAGCTATTCACGAACTGGTGTCCAGCCTTATTGTCAAGGGACTTAAGGATCCCCGCATCGGCTTTATGACCATAACCGGCGTCAAGGTCACCGACGATATACGTCATGCGACCATTTTTTACACGGTTATGGGGGGCGAAGATGAAAGAAAGGCAACGGCTCAGGGGCTGAACAGCGCTGTCGGCTTCATACGCAAGGAAGTCGGCAAAGAGCTCCGACTAAGGTTTGCCCCGGAGATCATCTTCAAATACGATGATTCCATTGAATACGGCAATCGTATCGACAAGCTTCTCAAAGAAATTTCAATTGGGGAAGGTGACAATGATTGA
- the infB gene encoding translation initiation factor IF-2 has translation MSKTHVYELAKKMGIENKELIARLKSVGIEVKSHLSVLEEEDVQKVSAPSEPPKGIQPQQDEVRVTTTVIRRRPKAVTQTAEVIESVAAEVPEPAPATPVEVVPEPPVVEEVPEKPEAPPVEPVQPEAVAATEEPKVEQPKAEEPEPPAVQEVRKPASTEADKPTMNRARILGRVELPGLKPAPRPVEKREVVIPPKKKVEERVVTPPPAAPAVDDRKKKAKVFAEPATSTGGAPGAKKSPAGGKKKEAYKKAELLEKRERIFEPGPKSGKGKRRERETVSSGRKTEITVPKAIKRIIKISESITVGELAKRIGVKATDLIRVLMKMGMMVTINHPLDVDTATLLAAEFSYEIENVAIDMDEVLESTPDEPESLKKRPSVVTIMGHVDHGKTSLLDAIRETNVIAGEAGGITQHIGAYAVELNGRKITFLDTPGHEAFTAMRARGAKVTDIVILVVAADDGVMPQTREAINHSKAAGVPIIVAINKIDKPEAKPERVKQELMEFGLVSEEWGGDTIFVEVSAKKRVNLPDLLEMILLQADVMDLKANPDKEARGTIVEAKLDRGRGPVATVLVQEGTLKIGDYFVAGVHFGRVRAMLNDRGDKVLAAGPSMPVEVIGFTGVPDAGDVFISLPDEKKAKEIASYRQQKLRETELAKHSKMSLEQLYDKIQKGEVKDLNAIVKADVQGSVEAVSESLRKLSTDAVRLNVIHSSVGAITETDVNLASASNAIILGFNVRPEPKASALADKEGVDLRLYNIIYDAVEDIKKAMEGLLEPTLREKYLGRAEVREVFSVPKIGNVAGCYVLDGKMIRNASVRLLRDNVVVYEGKMSSLRRFKDDVKEVATSYECGIGLENYNDIKVGDIIEDFEIEKIAAKL, from the coding sequence ATGAGCAAGACCCACGTGTATGAACTTGCTAAAAAGATGGGTATTGAGAATAAGGAGCTGATTGCTCGGCTCAAGAGCGTCGGTATAGAGGTTAAGAGCCACCTGTCGGTTCTCGAAGAGGAGGACGTACAGAAGGTTTCAGCTCCTTCCGAACCGCCCAAGGGAATCCAGCCCCAGCAGGACGAAGTACGGGTGACAACGACTGTTATCCGGCGTCGGCCGAAAGCGGTTACGCAGACTGCCGAGGTGATTGAGTCTGTAGCGGCGGAAGTTCCCGAGCCTGCTCCCGCTACTCCTGTTGAAGTTGTACCGGAACCTCCGGTGGTGGAAGAAGTTCCCGAGAAGCCTGAAGCGCCGCCCGTAGAACCCGTTCAGCCTGAAGCGGTGGCCGCGACTGAGGAACCTAAGGTGGAACAACCTAAGGCTGAAGAGCCCGAGCCGCCTGCGGTGCAAGAGGTGCGTAAACCGGCTTCAACCGAAGCGGATAAGCCTACGATGAACCGCGCCAGAATACTGGGCCGCGTTGAGCTTCCCGGTCTCAAGCCGGCTCCCCGGCCGGTCGAGAAGCGTGAAGTGGTTATTCCCCCGAAGAAAAAAGTTGAAGAGAGAGTCGTTACTCCGCCACCTGCTGCTCCTGCGGTTGATGACCGCAAGAAGAAGGCTAAGGTGTTCGCTGAGCCCGCAACCTCGACAGGAGGCGCCCCCGGCGCCAAGAAAAGCCCTGCCGGCGGAAAGAAGAAAGAAGCTTATAAAAAAGCCGAACTTCTTGAGAAGCGTGAGCGGATATTCGAACCCGGTCCCAAATCCGGCAAAGGTAAGCGCCGTGAGCGTGAGACGGTTTCTTCCGGCCGCAAGACCGAGATTACAGTTCCAAAGGCTATCAAGCGGATCATCAAGATATCCGAGTCGATTACTGTTGGTGAGCTTGCCAAGCGAATTGGCGTGAAGGCCACGGACCTTATTCGCGTTCTCATGAAGATGGGAATGATGGTTACCATAAACCATCCTCTTGACGTGGATACCGCTACGTTGCTTGCCGCCGAGTTCAGCTACGAGATCGAGAATGTTGCCATTGATATGGACGAAGTTCTCGAATCTACTCCCGATGAGCCGGAGAGCCTCAAAAAACGTCCGTCAGTTGTTACCATCATGGGCCACGTTGACCACGGGAAGACGTCCCTCCTCGATGCAATCCGGGAAACCAACGTCATTGCCGGAGAGGCCGGGGGTATTACCCAGCACATCGGTGCCTATGCAGTTGAACTAAACGGTCGCAAAATTACCTTCCTTGACACACCTGGTCACGAGGCGTTTACCGCCATGCGTGCCCGTGGTGCCAAGGTGACTGATATAGTTATCCTCGTTGTTGCGGCCGATGACGGCGTCATGCCCCAGACTCGTGAAGCCATAAACCACTCAAAGGCGGCCGGCGTCCCGATTATTGTCGCCATTAACAAGATTGACAAACCTGAAGCCAAACCGGAACGCGTTAAACAGGAACTCATGGAGTTCGGCCTTGTTTCCGAAGAATGGGGAGGAGACACTATCTTTGTTGAAGTTTCAGCAAAGAAGAGAGTCAATCTGCCCGATCTGCTGGAGATGATACTCCTTCAGGCGGATGTAATGGACCTGAAAGCAAATCCGGACAAGGAAGCCCGCGGCACCATCGTTGAAGCGAAACTCGACCGTGGTCGCGGACCGGTTGCCACGGTACTGGTTCAGGAAGGTACCCTCAAGATCGGCGACTACTTTGTTGCCGGCGTGCACTTCGGCAGGGTTCGTGCGATGCTGAACGATCGCGGCGACAAGGTGCTTGCAGCCGGCCCCTCCATGCCGGTTGAAGTTATCGGTTTCACGGGCGTTCCCGATGCCGGTGACGTTTTCATCAGCCTTCCCGACGAGAAGAAGGCGAAGGAAATTGCTTCTTATCGCCAACAGAAGCTTCGTGAGACTGAGCTTGCCAAACACAGCAAGATGTCGCTGGAGCAGCTTTATGACAAGATTCAGAAAGGCGAGGTCAAAGACCTCAACGCCATTGTCAAGGCCGACGTTCAGGGCTCCGTCGAAGCTGTTTCCGAATCCCTGCGCAAGCTTTCGACCGATGCGGTGCGTCTCAATGTAATCCACTCATCAGTCGGTGCAATCACCGAAACCGACGTGAACCTGGCTTCCGCTTCCAATGCCATTATCCTTGGCTTCAACGTTCGTCCGGAGCCCAAGGCATCAGCACTGGCCGATAAGGAAGGTGTGGATCTTCGTCTGTACAACATTATCTACGATGCTGTTGAAGATATTAAGAAAGCTATGGAAGGCTTGCTGGAGCCGACTCTCCGCGAGAAATATCTTGGCCGTGCAGAGGTCAGGGAAGTCTTCTCGGTGCCGAAAATCGGTAACGTTGCCGGCTGTTATGTGCTTGACGGCAAGATGATCCGTAATGCTTCGGTTCGTCTCCTGCGCGATAACGTTGTTGTCTACGAAGGTAAGATGTCTTCGCTTCGCCGCTTCAAGGATGATGTGAAAGAAGTTGCCACTTCTTACGAATGCGGTATCGGCCTTGAAAATTACAACGATATCAAGGTCGGCGATATCATTGAGGACTTCGAGATAGAAAAAATTGCGGCAAAACTTTAG
- a CDS encoding A-adding tRNA nucleotidyltransferase: MDVITTHVNADFDCLGAMVAAKKLYPDALMVFPGSQEKSIRDFFLKTTGYMPALTRLKDIDLSRISRLILVDCRHSSRIGRLAEVLKRPDVEVHIYDHHPESAGDISRSGGEIRECGSTTAILAKILMERGIGVNPVEATTMMLGIYEDTGNLTFPSTTTDDYAAASWLLSNGANLNVVSEFVSQELTAEQVSLLNDLLQSLQTVSVNGVDISIAHASLDYYVGDIAVLAHMLRDMENLEALFIVVGMGERVYIVARSRIPEVDVGAILREIGGGGHATAASATVRDQTVIQVMGRLQQLFPDRINPKRTASDLMSSPVKTLSAGTTIAEARELLTRYNVNSMPVMDERMMIGIISLRIVEKALYHGLGSLRVDEYMHTEFMRAEPDTPLNVIQNYIVGQHRRLVPVFSGQELVGVITRTDLLRYMYAGPQGGSEAVYDLGRETPPVRRREVVHLMNKHLSRRVVDILRDLGRVGDELELPVYAIGGFARDLLLGGKNDDIDISVEGDGILFAETFANRHGCRIKSHAKFGTAVIVFPDKAKIDVASTRLEYYETPGALPTVERSSLKMDLYRRDFTVNTLAVRLNPQNFGLLIDYFGACRDLKDKTIRVLHNLSFVEDPTRVFRAVRFEQRLNFQIARHTENLIRNAVKMGFLDKLGGRRLLNELIIILREREPVRAILRMESLGLLRFIHPDLVLDSENIRILDEVKKVVTWFELLYQQDNVETWVVYFLALTSLVSDDSFWETCTRLSVSEHYRERLIDMRVHGEQVLKVMEQKAARENTVRRSDIFFWLRSLSLEVLLYIMAKTRREDVRKFISLYVTQLRGVSCSVTGDDLKSMGLPPGPRYREVLDVVLKARLNGEVSTHADELLLARQELARK; encoded by the coding sequence ATGGACGTCATCACTACCCACGTGAATGCCGATTTCGATTGCCTCGGGGCCATGGTTGCCGCCAAGAAGCTCTATCCCGATGCATTGATGGTTTTCCCCGGGTCCCAGGAAAAGAGCATCAGGGATTTCTTCCTCAAGACCACCGGCTACATGCCTGCCTTAACCCGCCTGAAGGACATTGACCTTTCCCGGATATCACGCCTTATCCTTGTGGACTGCCGCCACTCGTCGCGCATCGGTCGCCTGGCTGAAGTATTGAAGCGTCCGGATGTAGAGGTGCATATCTACGATCATCATCCGGAGTCAGCGGGGGATATCTCCCGAAGTGGCGGAGAGATCCGCGAATGTGGCTCTACTACCGCCATTCTGGCCAAAATTCTCATGGAGCGGGGAATCGGGGTGAACCCGGTCGAGGCCACCACGATGATGCTCGGCATCTATGAGGATACCGGAAATCTTACCTTCCCTTCCACTACCACCGATGATTATGCCGCAGCTTCGTGGCTTCTCTCCAACGGGGCAAATCTAAATGTCGTCTCCGAGTTTGTCTCCCAGGAACTGACGGCAGAACAAGTGTCGCTCCTCAACGACCTGCTGCAGTCACTGCAAACGGTAAGCGTTAACGGAGTCGATATATCCATTGCCCACGCTTCGCTAGATTACTATGTGGGGGATATTGCGGTTCTGGCCCACATGCTGCGGGACATGGAAAACCTGGAGGCGCTTTTCATAGTCGTCGGCATGGGGGAGCGTGTCTATATTGTTGCCAGGAGCCGAATTCCAGAGGTTGACGTCGGGGCAATCCTTCGCGAAATCGGGGGTGGAGGCCATGCCACCGCTGCTTCTGCAACGGTACGAGATCAAACGGTAATCCAGGTTATGGGGAGGTTACAGCAGCTTTTCCCCGATAGGATAAATCCGAAACGCACTGCAAGCGATCTCATGTCGTCGCCGGTGAAGACGTTGTCGGCGGGGACGACCATTGCCGAAGCCCGCGAGCTCCTGACCCGCTACAATGTGAATTCAATGCCGGTGATGGATGAGAGGATGATGATCGGGATCATCTCGCTCAGAATTGTGGAGAAGGCTTTGTATCATGGGCTCGGCTCCCTGCGGGTTGATGAATACATGCATACGGAGTTCATGCGGGCGGAACCCGATACTCCACTGAACGTTATCCAGAATTACATCGTTGGGCAACATCGCCGGCTTGTGCCGGTTTTTTCGGGGCAGGAACTTGTCGGTGTCATTACGCGGACCGATCTGTTGCGGTACATGTATGCGGGCCCTCAAGGAGGCTCCGAAGCTGTCTACGACCTCGGCCGCGAGACTCCGCCGGTGCGCCGCCGCGAGGTGGTTCACCTGATGAACAAGCATCTGTCGCGCCGCGTGGTGGATATTCTCCGTGATCTGGGAAGGGTAGGGGATGAACTTGAGCTTCCGGTCTATGCCATAGGAGGTTTTGCTCGGGATCTTCTTCTTGGTGGTAAAAACGACGACATCGATATATCGGTGGAGGGTGACGGCATACTGTTCGCCGAAACTTTCGCCAATCGTCACGGTTGCCGCATAAAAAGTCACGCCAAATTCGGCACGGCCGTCATTGTTTTCCCTGATAAAGCCAAAATTGATGTGGCGAGCACCCGTCTTGAATACTACGAAACCCCCGGCGCCCTGCCCACCGTGGAGCGTTCTTCGCTCAAGATGGATCTCTACCGGCGCGATTTTACCGTCAATACCCTGGCTGTGCGGCTCAATCCGCAAAATTTCGGGCTTCTCATCGACTATTTCGGTGCTTGCCGCGATCTGAAGGACAAGACAATCCGGGTCCTGCACAATCTCTCCTTTGTGGAAGATCCAACGAGGGTATTCCGGGCGGTACGCTTCGAACAGCGCCTTAATTTTCAGATTGCTCGGCATACGGAAAACCTGATCCGGAATGCCGTCAAAATGGGGTTTCTCGACAAACTCGGCGGAAGGCGCCTCCTTAACGAACTTATCATAATTCTCCGGGAGCGTGAGCCGGTCAGGGCTATTTTGAGGATGGAGAGCCTAGGATTACTTCGTTTCATACATCCGGACCTGGTGCTTGATTCTGAAAACATCAGGATTCTGGACGAGGTGAAAAAAGTTGTAACCTGGTTTGAACTCCTCTATCAGCAGGATAACGTCGAAACCTGGGTAGTCTATTTCCTTGCCCTGACGTCACTTGTCAGCGACGATTCCTTCTGGGAAACTTGTACGCGGCTCTCGGTCTCGGAGCATTACCGGGAGAGGCTGATCGATATGCGGGTCCATGGAGAACAGGTTCTGAAAGTGATGGAACAAAAAGCTGCCAGGGAAAATACGGTAAGGCGCAGCGATATCTTTTTCTGGCTACGCAGCCTATCCCTGGAAGTCCTGCTTTATATCATGGCCAAAACCCGTCGCGAAGACGTCAGGAAGTTCATATCCCTTTACGTGACACAACTTAGAGGTGTCTCCTGCTCTGTGACCGGAGACGATCTCAAATCCATGGGGCTCCCTCCGGGTCCCCGCTACCGGGAAGTTCTCGACGTAGTACTTAAAGCTCGACTTAACGGTGAAGTATCGACTCATGCGGACGAATTGCTGCTTGCCCGGCAAGAGCTCGCCAGGAAGTAG
- the bioB gene encoding biotin synthase BioB — MNSNIETLTNRIINGERLSEDEAIALSISSGTDLFALFLAASRIKEHFLGNGIDLCSIINAKSGRCPENCAFCAQSAHHSTNAPVYPLVDEEQIVACAKDAEANGSHCYGIITSGTTINKGEELDRICRALRRIRETTSIAPSCSLGIIDFETAVALKEAGAETYHHNLETARSFFPEICTTHDYEDDVETVRVAKRAGLTVCCGGIFGLGETVEQRIELAMTLRELDVDSVPINFLNPIAGTRLADSDLIAPLECLKTIALFRLILPAKKIAICGGRERNLRDLQSWIFFAGASGTMIGNYLTTTGRPAEEDWKMLQDLELSVRGCCD; from the coding sequence ATGAATTCAAACATCGAAACTCTGACAAACAGGATAATTAACGGAGAGAGGCTTTCCGAAGATGAGGCCATTGCCCTCTCCATTTCCTCAGGAACCGATTTATTTGCTCTTTTTCTGGCTGCAAGCCGCATCAAGGAGCACTTTCTCGGCAATGGAATAGATTTATGCTCCATCATCAATGCAAAATCAGGACGCTGCCCGGAAAACTGTGCCTTCTGCGCCCAGTCGGCCCACCACTCAACCAATGCTCCCGTCTACCCGCTCGTGGATGAGGAGCAGATTGTTGCCTGCGCTAAAGATGCCGAAGCCAACGGATCCCACTGCTACGGAATTATCACAAGCGGCACCACAATCAATAAAGGCGAAGAACTTGACCGGATCTGCCGCGCATTGCGCAGGATCAGGGAAACTACCTCCATAGCCCCTTCATGCTCACTTGGAATTATTGATTTCGAGACGGCTGTCGCCTTAAAGGAAGCCGGTGCAGAAACGTATCACCACAATCTTGAAACAGCGCGAAGCTTTTTTCCGGAGATCTGCACTACCCATGACTATGAAGATGATGTCGAAACGGTGCGGGTTGCAAAACGGGCGGGGCTCACCGTCTGTTGCGGAGGAATATTCGGTCTGGGAGAGACTGTTGAACAGCGGATCGAACTTGCAATGACTCTGCGGGAACTGGACGTTGACTCGGTCCCCATAAATTTTCTCAACCCCATAGCGGGAACCCGTCTTGCCGACTCTGACTTGATCGCTCCCCTTGAATGCCTGAAAACCATAGCTCTGTTCAGGCTCATTCTGCCGGCCAAGAAAATTGCCATTTGCGGAGGGCGTGAGCGTAATCTGCGGGATTTGCAATCGTGGATTTTTTTTGCAGGAGCAAGCGGAACTATGATAGGTAACTATCTGACCACTACAGGCCGCCCGGCCGAAGAGGATTGGAAAATGCTGCAAGACCTGGAACTGTCCGTAAGAGGCTGCTGTGACTAG
- a CDS encoding DUF448 domain-containing protein codes for MARSEPQRTCIGCRQEKGKGELLRYVLDPEGTVVPDLLEKLPGRGAYTCFSRSCVEKAASRKQFARTFKNEVKGAAPRELVDKIVARLEDRIASYLALANKAGKIVSGSDMVIESIRKGKKIGLAILADDVSSEIGEKVANLAMREGIPCFRILDKDRIGGLLGKGLRSVVAIEAGGFVDPLVKELQKYGNFLDGGAVDEQDPRV; via the coding sequence ATGGCACGGAGCGAGCCCCAGAGAACCTGTATCGGCTGCCGTCAGGAGAAGGGAAAGGGAGAGCTTCTCCGTTATGTTCTTGACCCGGAAGGGACGGTGGTCCCTGACCTGCTGGAAAAGTTGCCGGGGCGGGGGGCTTATACCTGCTTCAGCCGCAGTTGTGTAGAGAAGGCCGCTTCACGGAAGCAGTTTGCCAGAACCTTCAAGAATGAAGTGAAAGGCGCGGCGCCAAGGGAGCTTGTGGACAAGATTGTCGCCAGGCTCGAAGATCGCATTGCCTCATACCTTGCCTTGGCTAACAAGGCGGGGAAGATTGTCTCCGGCAGCGACATGGTGATTGAATCGATTCGCAAGGGAAAAAAGATCGGCCTTGCAATTCTGGCAGATGACGTCTCCTCTGAAATCGGCGAGAAAGTGGCAAATTTAGCTATGCGGGAAGGGATTCCCTGCTTTCGGATCCTCGACAAGGACCGGATTGGCGGGCTTCTGGGTAAGGGACTGCGTAGCGTGGTGGCAATTGAGGCAGGAGGGTTTGTCGACCCGCTTGTAAAAGAGTTGCAGAAATACGGAAATTTCCTTGATGGGGGTGCGGTTGATGAGCAAGACCCACGTGTATGA
- the bioD gene encoding dethiobiotin synthase, which produces MTRAIFITGTDTNVGKTIVTATLARVLRNQGVNVGIMKPVTSGCVERDGTLVSEDAELLARAAGVNIEEDSVPYRLREPIAPSVAAERENVRISFQVITEAFENLLSNHDFVLVEGAGGLMVPLSGGLMVADLVLAMKIPLLVVARPNLGTINHTVLTCFAAKQLGIDVRGTIINSFPVQPGPSESYVPHLMDTLSGVPLLGVFPKVESSDQHAIVEALASRLATEPTTKIMLREIGIGTR; this is translated from the coding sequence GTGACTAGAGCGATTTTTATAACAGGCACCGATACCAATGTGGGTAAAACTATAGTCACCGCGACTCTGGCACGTGTGCTGCGCAATCAAGGTGTAAATGTAGGGATCATGAAGCCGGTAACCAGCGGTTGCGTCGAACGTGACGGCACCCTGGTATCGGAGGATGCCGAACTGCTCGCCCGGGCAGCCGGAGTGAACATCGAAGAAGACAGTGTTCCCTACCGGCTTCGTGAACCAATTGCCCCTTCGGTTGCCGCTGAAAGGGAAAACGTCCGTATAAGCTTCCAGGTCATCACTGAAGCGTTTGAGAACCTTCTGTCAAACCATGACTTCGTGCTGGTCGAGGGGGCCGGAGGCCTTATGGTTCCCCTTTCGGGGGGACTCATGGTGGCAGATCTGGTGCTTGCCATGAAGATTCCGCTTCTGGTGGTTGCACGCCCGAATCTCGGAACAATCAACCATACGGTGCTTACCTGTTTTGCTGCCAAGCAACTCGGTATCGATGTACGTGGCACAATCATCAACTCCTTCCCCGTCCAGCCCGGTCCGTCGGAGAGTTATGTGCCGCACCTTATGGACACGTTGTCAGGGGTGCCGCTGCTCGGTGTCTTCCCAAAGGTGGAATCTTCAGACCAACATGCTATCGTTGAAGCACTGGCCAGCCGCCTCGCCACTGAACCGACCACAAAAATCATGCTGCGTGAGATCGGAATTGGAACCCGCTGA
- the nusA gene encoding transcription termination factor NusA produces the protein METTFNLKHIIDQIVKEKGIDRDVVVEALEQAVLSAANKKYRNTRDLEAHYNTEVGEVELFEFVTVVDEVMDSYKEIDLEEAREIDPDVEVGDSLGMKMDASGFTRIAAQTAKQVIIQKVREAERETIFNEFKDRIGELINGVVRRFEKGDLVVDLGRAEALLSNKEQAPREVYRQGDRIKALIMDIRMTPKGPQIMLSRTHPTVLAKLFEAEVPEISEGIVEIKSVVREPGSRAKIAVYSHDSDVDPVGACVGMRGSRVQNVVSELRGEKIDIIPWSEDPARFACNALQPAAVSKVYIDEDGRALEIIVADDQLSLAIGKKGQNVRLAAKLTGWRIDIKSETRAAEAELLEFSSYDGAAEEITEEPAEETAADSVEQGEE, from the coding sequence GTGGAAACGACCTTCAACCTGAAGCACATTATTGACCAGATCGTTAAGGAAAAGGGAATAGACCGTGATGTTGTCGTCGAGGCCCTTGAGCAGGCAGTGCTGTCTGCTGCGAACAAGAAATATCGCAATACTCGCGACCTGGAGGCCCATTACAATACTGAGGTCGGGGAAGTTGAGCTTTTCGAGTTCGTAACGGTCGTTGATGAGGTAATGGACTCATACAAGGAAATAGACCTTGAAGAAGCCCGTGAAATTGACCCTGACGTCGAGGTCGGCGACTCCCTGGGAATGAAGATGGACGCAAGCGGATTCACGCGAATTGCGGCCCAGACGGCAAAGCAGGTCATTATCCAGAAAGTCAGGGAGGCTGAACGGGAAACCATCTTCAATGAATTCAAGGACCGGATCGGCGAACTGATAAACGGTGTTGTGCGCCGTTTTGAGAAGGGCGACCTCGTTGTTGACCTGGGGCGGGCCGAGGCGCTCCTGTCCAATAAGGAACAGGCTCCGCGTGAGGTTTATCGCCAGGGCGACCGTATCAAGGCGCTCATCATGGATATCAGGATGACTCCCAAGGGTCCGCAGATTATGCTCTCCCGGACACACCCGACGGTACTCGCCAAACTTTTTGAGGCAGAAGTCCCTGAAATTTCCGAGGGAATTGTAGAGATAAAGTCTGTAGTGCGTGAGCCGGGTAGCCGGGCGAAAATTGCGGTCTACTCCCATGATTCTGACGTTGATCCAGTTGGAGCCTGCGTAGGGATGCGTGGTTCACGGGTACAAAACGTCGTGTCCGAACTGCGTGGAGAGAAAATCGATATTATTCCCTGGTCTGAGGATCCGGCCCGTTTTGCGTGCAACGCTCTTCAACCAGCAGCGGTTTCCAAGGTTTATATCGATGAGGATGGCAGGGCACTGGAAATCATCGTTGCCGATGACCAGCTTTCACTTGCCATCGGCAAAAAAGGGCAGAATGTCAGGCTTGCCGCAAAGCTCACCGGTTGGCGGATTGACATAAAAAGTGAAACCCGTGCCGCCGAGGCAGAGCTCCTTGAATTTTCCTCCTATGATGGCGCCGCTGAAGAGATAACTGAGGAGCCGGCCGAAGAGACTGCTGCGGATTCTGTGGAGCAGGGCGAAGAGTAG
- the rimP gene encoding ribosome maturation factor RimP: MAMDEVVDRVSALAENLLTPQGMELVDIEYKREGRHMVLRLFVDRDGGITLDDCALVSRELSEILDVEDFISENYTLEVSSPGLNRPLKKESDYERYRGRLVKVKTFELVADEAGNPRKTFLGDLGGLVDGVVILNLREGQIARIPFDKIAKANLEFEF; encoded by the coding sequence ATGGCTATGGACGAAGTTGTCGACAGGGTTTCCGCATTGGCGGAAAATCTTCTTACCCCCCAGGGGATGGAACTTGTTGACATTGAATATAAAAGAGAGGGCCGTCACATGGTCCTTCGGCTTTTTGTCGACAGGGACGGTGGCATAACTCTGGACGATTGTGCTCTTGTGAGTCGTGAATTATCCGAGATTCTCGATGTGGAGGATTTTATCAGCGAGAACTATACCCTTGAGGTATCGTCTCCCGGATTGAATCGTCCCCTCAAAAAGGAATCAGACTACGAGCGTTACCGGGGACGGCTTGTTAAGGTCAAGACCTTCGAGCTTGTTGCAGATGAGGCCGGGAATCCGCGCAAGACTTTTCTCGGCGACCTGGGTGGGCTTGTGGATGGAGTGGTGATTCTGAATCTTCGCGAGGGGCAAATCGCACGGATTCCCTTTGACAAAATTGCCAAAGCCAATCTTGAATTTGAATTCTAA
- a CDS encoding L,D-transpeptidase: MIRKLAYIFALIIFSAIVINKPGSTADPGASPADGAKEDLSRIDYPSLRQIAWEPHFIKPHESLESLFGNDWVTVARFNRIDRRHTYPGMTIKVPVNMAEARKYTPLPLEYAPAKRYSRYILISLTEQWIGAYENGKLKFSMPAATGKTGHETPTGLFRIDARHRTHTSSLYQTDDMSAQYPMDFAMRFHIGSDNVSYWIHARDLPGKPASHGCVGLFDETMQNRMYGIPAKPVLFDSKKLYDWAVGESEYGEDSGDLELLESGPMVEVAGANPVYYTASLKPPTAASR, encoded by the coding sequence ATGATTCGCAAGCTGGCATATATCTTCGCACTCATCATCTTCAGCGCAATAGTTATCAACAAGCCCGGATCAACTGCTGATCCGGGGGCTTCTCCCGCAGACGGCGCCAAGGAAGATCTTTCCCGGATCGATTATCCCAGCCTCCGTCAGATTGCCTGGGAACCCCACTTCATTAAGCCCCATGAGAGTCTTGAGTCTCTTTTCGGCAACGATTGGGTTACTGTTGCCCGTTTCAACAGGATCGACAGACGCCACACCTATCCGGGCATGACCATCAAGGTGCCCGTGAATATGGCCGAAGCGCGCAAATATACGCCGTTGCCGCTGGAGTATGCACCGGCAAAGCGCTACAGCCGCTATATCCTCATCAGCCTCACCGAGCAGTGGATTGGGGCTTACGAGAACGGGAAGCTCAAGTTCTCCATGCCCGCGGCCACCGGAAAGACGGGGCATGAGACTCCAACGGGGCTTTTCCGGATCGATGCCCGCCACCGTACCCATACATCGTCCCTGTATCAGACCGACGACATGTCGGCGCAGTACCCCATGGATTTCGCCATGCGTTTCCATATTGGCTCTGATAACGTGTCTTACTGGATCCATGCCCGGGATCTTCCGGGCAAGCCTGCTTCTCACGGTTGCGTCGGGCTGTTTGATGAGACGATGCAGAACCGCATGTACGGCATTCCTGCGAAGCCGGTCCTGTTTGATTCGAAAAAGCTGTATGACTGGGCAGTCGGTGAGTCGGAATATGGCGAGGACAGCGGCGACCTGGAACTGCTCGAAAGCGGCCCGATGGTGGAAGTGGCCGGTGCAAATCCGGTTTACTACACGGCTTCTCTCAAACCGCCCACAGCGGCATCACGCTAA